In a genomic window of Peptoclostridium acidaminophilum DSM 3953:
- a CDS encoding HAMP domain-containing methyl-accepting chemotaxis protein, which translates to MPYIKSARPAGLIPINAAVNYIFQNQLLKWGICMLNNFKMKNKLIIFSAAMIAFILIVGATGYFYNSKACSDMSSMFNDRLKPIVNLENSKMCAKSVESDMLLLLANLDTLSDSQRSKMLDNISAYSEKLSSEISQYEKSRLDEFEVQTLGRFKSLREDYSPTHKKILELAKAGNRDEALSLFMSTKGQLDEYQDYLDKLADYNVEAANAVNRQNDLDSASVTRNIIAAIALALLCATALTYFITTSITKPLSAANSQLKTIANGDLTGCIPEKYTCFKDEIGQISNSIMQMQASLKSLISSVKHSADTISGSSQTLLTITRESSEAIGCVAQAVEEVAAASMDQAKNSEVITGMAHALGDKIFETDNLASSMLELSHRTSELSQNGIEIIDNLDSNMAENIKISKEVNTEVHDMYNHLRNIEQTVILINKIANQTNLLALNASIEAARAGEMGLGFAIVAEEIRKLSEETEKAAKDINEMVNTIEGKAQSVVITMGDVESIVRQQGDAVSKTKDVFNNTSKLIGMVSSSVEKVKEHTKDVNQSKENIVISIDQISSLIQETTASTEETSASMEEQAAAIVEIENNTEMLSSISQKLHSDINKFKI; encoded by the coding sequence ATGCCGTATATTAAAAGCGCTCGTCCTGCCGGATTGATACCTATTAATGCGGCCGTAAACTATATTTTCCAAAATCAATTATTAAAATGGGGGATTTGTATGCTAAACAATTTCAAGATGAAAAACAAACTTATCATCTTCTCAGCAGCAATGATAGCGTTCATACTTATCGTAGGCGCAACAGGGTATTTCTACAACTCAAAGGCATGCAGCGACATGAGCAGCATGTTCAACGACAGGCTAAAGCCAATAGTCAACTTGGAAAACTCCAAGATGTGTGCAAAGTCGGTGGAATCAGATATGCTGCTGCTCCTTGCAAACCTCGACACTCTTTCGGATTCCCAAAGGAGCAAAATGCTGGACAACATTTCTGCCTACAGCGAAAAGCTCTCAAGCGAAATTTCGCAGTATGAAAAAAGCAGGCTTGACGAATTCGAAGTCCAAACGCTAGGCCGCTTCAAAAGCCTGAGGGAAGACTACTCCCCCACTCACAAGAAGATACTTGAGCTTGCAAAGGCGGGAAATAGAGATGAAGCGCTATCTCTCTTCATGTCTACAAAAGGCCAGCTCGACGAATATCAGGACTATCTTGACAAGCTTGCAGACTACAACGTGGAAGCCGCCAACGCAGTAAACAGGCAAAACGACTTGGATAGCGCCAGTGTAACGAGAAACATAATAGCAGCCATAGCGCTTGCACTGCTTTGCGCCACTGCGCTTACATACTTCATAACAACATCAATAACAAAGCCTCTTTCAGCCGCCAACAGCCAGCTGAAGACAATAGCAAACGGCGATCTGACAGGATGCATACCGGAGAAATACACGTGCTTTAAAGATGAGATAGGCCAGATATCAAATTCAATCATGCAGATGCAGGCTTCACTCAAAAGCCTCATATCCAGCGTAAAGCATTCGGCGGACACGATTAGTGGCTCTTCCCAGACTCTGCTAACCATAACCAGGGAATCCTCAGAAGCCATCGGCTGCGTTGCACAGGCTGTTGAGGAGGTTGCAGCCGCTTCTATGGATCAGGCCAAGAATTCCGAGGTCATCACTGGAATGGCGCATGCACTTGGCGACAAAATATTTGAAACAGACAACCTGGCTTCAAGCATGCTCGAGCTTTCCCACAGAACAAGCGAGCTGAGCCAGAACGGAATAGAAATCATAGACAACCTGGACTCAAACATGGCTGAAAACATAAAGATTTCCAAAGAGGTAAACACAGAAGTCCACGACATGTACAACCACCTTAGAAACATCGAGCAGACCGTGATACTAATCAACAAGATAGCCAACCAGACAAACCTTCTGGCCCTCAACGCAAGCATAGAGGCTGCAAGAGCCGGGGAGATGGGGCTAGGCTTTGCAATAGTCGCAGAGGAGATACGAAAGCTATCTGAAGAAACGGAAAAAGCCGCCAAGGACATCAACGAAATGGTCAACACAATCGAAGGCAAGGCCCAGTCTGTTGTAATCACCATGGGCGATGTCGAAAGCATAGTAAGACAGCAAGGCGACGCAGTGAGCAAGACAAAGGACGTATTCAACAACACTTCAAAACTTATTGGCATGGTCTCATCGTCTGTGGAGAAAGTCAAGGAGCATACCAAAGATGTTAACCAGAGCAAGGAAAACATAGTTATTTCCATAGACCAGATATCGTCGCTCATACAGGAAACAACAGCATCGACAGAAGAGACGTCAGCCTCTATGGAAGAGCAGGCGGCGGCGATCGTTGAGATTGAAAACAACACAGAGATGCTGAGCAGCATATCTCAAAAGCTTCATTCTGATATAAACAAATTCAAAATATGA
- a CDS encoding dihydrofolate reductase family protein, translated as MKPRVIMHNSVSIDGSVTGFDIDIAAHYAVAGSFRPDAHLIGWITAKTGIETYMGEAAKEEAEDHKKPAKAFEKGLPYFVISDSLGKLHGLLHVFRKFEHCRDVIVMISRTTSDNYIDYLHSRNYDYIVAGEKRVDYAQALEELNRRFEVETVLTDTGPTLNGALIEHGLVDEISLVIQPYLAMKGNPRLFEELDLRSNAKLRLQKSETLEGSLVHLHYSIEV; from the coding sequence ATGAAACCCAGGGTTATTATGCACAACTCGGTGAGCATTGACGGCAGTGTGACGGGATTTGACATAGACATTGCGGCGCACTATGCCGTTGCGGGCTCATTCAGGCCTGACGCCCACCTAATAGGCTGGATAACGGCCAAGACAGGCATTGAAACTTACATGGGCGAAGCAGCAAAGGAGGAGGCAGAAGACCACAAGAAGCCTGCGAAGGCTTTTGAAAAGGGGCTGCCGTACTTTGTCATATCAGACAGCCTGGGCAAGCTGCACGGCCTTTTGCACGTTTTCAGGAAATTCGAGCATTGCCGCGACGTGATAGTTATGATATCAAGGACGACATCCGACAACTACATAGACTACCTTCACAGCAGGAACTACGACTACATCGTTGCAGGCGAAAAGCGGGTCGACTACGCGCAGGCTCTAGAGGAGCTCAACAGGCGCTTTGAGGTTGAAACTGTGCTGACAGACACAGGTCCGACGCTAAACGGAGCGCTGATAGAGCACGGCCTTGTTGACGAGATCAGCCTTGTGATTCAGCCTTATCTTGCAATGAAGGGGAATCCGAGGCTTTTCGAGGAACTGGATCTTAGGAGCAACGCCAAGCTGAGGCTCCAAAAGAGCGAGACTCTGGAGGGCTCTTTAGTACACTTGCACTATAGCATAGAAGTTTAG
- a CDS encoding HD-GYP domain-containing protein, with amino-acid sequence MEGFHVKKKGEYVEQIKRDLTELSLLARAGGTEVMHQKIAPDRIVSISPGEEGTFEFFYILKGSLLWESEEGERIINEGDFIYTYGLREIAHLKTITEVEHICVCTQPSFKLEARKISEFMDILKRVEEKDVYTHNHGKRVQEYSVAIAKKLGLPKDRMEALLDAAIFHDIGKIYIPDEVLNKQGRLTDEEMEQIKQHPLYGKQLVEGTFLEHVGVFIIQHHERLDGSGYPCGVKGDDIMLESRIIAVADTFDAMTTDRPYKKGFSGTQAIAELKALVGKHYDEDVVSALEKVLEENEGLGGQ; translated from the coding sequence GTGGAAGGATTCCATGTCAAGAAAAAAGGCGAATACGTGGAGCAGATAAAGCGCGATCTGACTGAGCTTAGCCTGCTTGCCCGGGCGGGCGGGACAGAGGTGATGCATCAGAAGATCGCCCCTGACAGGATAGTGAGCATATCTCCGGGAGAAGAGGGCACGTTTGAGTTTTTCTACATACTCAAGGGGTCACTGCTGTGGGAGAGCGAAGAAGGCGAACGCATCATAAATGAGGGCGACTTCATATACACGTATGGACTCAGGGAGATAGCCCATCTGAAAACGATTACCGAGGTGGAGCACATATGCGTGTGCACGCAGCCGTCATTCAAGCTCGAGGCCAGGAAAATAAGCGAGTTTATGGACATACTAAAGCGCGTCGAGGAGAAGGACGTCTACACCCACAATCACGGCAAGAGGGTCCAGGAGTACTCGGTTGCCATAGCCAAAAAGCTTGGCCTTCCAAAGGACAGGATGGAGGCTTTGCTTGATGCGGCCATTTTCCACGACATCGGCAAGATTTACATACCAGACGAGGTTCTAAACAAGCAGGGAAGGCTTACAGACGAGGAGATGGAGCAGATAAAGCAGCATCCGCTCTACGGAAAGCAGCTTGTGGAGGGGACTTTCCTCGAACACGTAGGAGTATTCATCATTCAGCACCATGAAAGGCTCGACGGCTCGGGGTACCCGTGCGGAGTAAAGGGCGATGACATAATGCTTGAAAGCAGGATAATAGCCGTGGCAGACACTTTTGACGCCATGACTACAGACAGGCCGTACAAGAAGGGGTTTTCGGGTACCCAGGCGATAGCCGAGCTTAAGGCCCTTGTTGGAAAACATTACGATGAGGATGTAGTGAGTGCACTTGAGAAGGTGCTCGAGGAGAATGAAGGCTTGGGCGGGCAATAA
- a CDS encoding MBL fold metallo-hydrolase — translation MKIKRFVVGMLETNAYIVYDEMSHEALVIDPGCELRKMTDFIDRNFLKLKGIVLTHCHYDHIGAVSGLKKKYEAPVYAHKKEVKGLADPQINHSAYSNGKPVSISVDLALSDGDTIAVEGFALQVIHTPGHTQGGICLKVVDQDIIFTGDTIFSDDIGRMDLEGGSEDSMKKSLLNKASKWPDSTVINPGHGDSSTMGDVRKRNAEYIYMVK, via the coding sequence ATGAAAATAAAAAGATTTGTAGTTGGAATGCTCGAGACCAACGCATACATAGTATACGACGAGATGAGCCACGAGGCACTCGTGATTGACCCAGGCTGTGAGTTGAGGAAGATGACCGATTTTATCGACAGAAATTTTCTGAAGTTAAAAGGTATTGTGCTGACGCACTGCCACTACGACCACATAGGCGCCGTAAGCGGCTTAAAGAAGAAGTACGAGGCGCCTGTATACGCCCACAAGAAGGAGGTTAAGGGACTTGCAGATCCGCAGATAAACCACTCAGCCTACAGCAACGGAAAGCCTGTTTCAATTTCAGTAGACTTGGCGCTGTCTGACGGGGACACGATCGCGGTAGAAGGCTTTGCCTTGCAGGTTATACACACTCCAGGCCATACTCAAGGAGGAATATGCCTCAAGGTCGTTGATCAGGACATTATATTCACAGGCGATACGATATTTAGCGACGATATAGGCAGGATGGACCTCGAGGGGGGAAGCGAGGATTCTATGAAAAAGAGCCTTTTGAACAAGGCGTCCAAGTGGCCCGATTCGACTGTGATAAATCCCGGGCACGGGGACTCTTCGACCATGGGAGACGTAAGGAAGAGGAACGCTGAATACATCTACATGGTAAAATAA
- a CDS encoding IS256 family transposase → MGILSKDQIRQMIKHYGIKDAKDIHEALKDMFSETIQEMLEAELDEHLGYSKYDYKNKETTNSRNGKRSKKILSDLGEFEIEVPRDRDGDFEPVVVKNHQRSVSGIEDQVIGMYAKGMTTRDIAAQLEKIYGIDASPTLISKITDKILPLAQEWQNRPLEPIYPIIFMDAIHYKVRQDGKVICKAAYAVIGVNIEGKKDVLGLWIGENETAKYWLQVLNDLKNRGVKDILIASIDGLNGFSDAIRAVFPNTDIQRCIVHQIRNSLSYVSYKDRKAFAKELKEVYSAINEQTALIELEKLEEKWGEKYYISLKSWRNNWDELSAYFKYPDEIRKIIYTTNSMESYNRQLRKVTKSKSIFPSDDSLFKSLYLATADITQKWCTKLRDWHLILAQLSIYFEDRINPYL, encoded by the coding sequence ATGGGGATTTTAAGTAAAGATCAAATAAGACAAATGATAAAGCATTACGGAATCAAGGATGCAAAGGACATCCATGAGGCTCTTAAGGACATGTTTTCAGAAACAATCCAGGAGATGCTTGAGGCTGAACTTGATGAGCACCTTGGATATTCAAAATATGACTATAAAAACAAGGAAACGACTAATAGCCGAAACGGCAAAAGAAGCAAGAAGATACTATCAGACCTTGGGGAGTTTGAAATCGAGGTGCCAAGAGATAGGGACGGTGATTTTGAGCCTGTGGTTGTAAAAAATCATCAAAGAAGCGTATCAGGAATAGAAGACCAAGTAATAGGAATGTATGCAAAGGGCATGACAACAAGAGACATAGCAGCTCAGCTAGAAAAGATATACGGGATAGATGCTTCTCCCACACTAATATCAAAGATAACAGATAAGATCCTTCCACTTGCTCAAGAATGGCAAAATCGGCCGCTAGAGCCGATTTATCCGATTATATTTATGGACGCGATACACTATAAAGTCAGGCAGGATGGCAAGGTTATCTGCAAGGCCGCATACGCAGTAATAGGAGTCAACATCGAGGGCAAAAAGGATGTACTTGGCCTTTGGATAGGGGAAAACGAGACAGCCAAGTACTGGCTGCAGGTTCTAAACGACTTGAAAAACAGGGGCGTAAAAGACATCCTTATAGCATCAATAGATGGGCTAAACGGCTTCTCTGATGCGATAAGAGCGGTTTTTCCAAACACGGACATACAAAGATGCATAGTCCATCAGATAAGAAACTCGCTAAGCTATGTATCATACAAGGACAGAAAAGCCTTCGCAAAAGAGCTCAAGGAAGTGTACTCGGCCATAAACGAGCAAACAGCCCTAATAGAGCTTGAAAAGCTCGAAGAAAAATGGGGTGAAAAATACTATATAAGCCTAAAATCATGGAGAAACAACTGGGATGAGCTTTCGGCTTATTTCAAGTATCCTGATGAAATCAGAAAAATAATCTACACGACAAACTCCATGGAGAGCTACAACAGGCAGCTTAGAAAAGTGACCAAAAGCAAGAGTATATTCCCAAGCGATGATTCTCTATTCAAGAGCCTGTACCTTGCAACGGCTGATATCACGCAGAAATGGTGTACAAAACTGCGAGACTGGCACCTGATTCTGGCCCAGTTAAGCATATATTTTGAAGACAGGATTAACCCGTATTTGTAA
- a CDS encoding EAL domain-containing protein: protein MLSSNICYASNLRVGIYEDKPFAFMGDDGRPQGFAIDVLEEVAQQQNFDIEYVHDSFPRNMEKLKNGELDMLVDVSQTSSRDAFMNFTNEFLMENWGIVISRPLGNIGTIFDLEDKKIALVKNDIYGENFRKQLKLFSVSAHIIQVDTYDEILEMLSDGSADAGVLNKLAISHYKLKNIASFRETPVIFSPVQMKFGFSKNIGRDFIENFDSTLYEMKSNPYSAFYKSANTWFMPEKGKQLPYWSKVVIYSLLGVALLAGLFIAILRKKVSRTRTKLESSCNEVMELNIKLQHDCEEIKQKKELLKKLAYYDKLTGLRNKQGLYSDIRMLCKHSGEFSIAFFDIDNLKGINNALGYKSGDALLKSISQRLSLLSHRFDSLYKWGGDEFVFIVEGASCRKKAELLAKETLSIFKNSLSVEGTPVFVSGCMGISCFPKDSGNPDELIKKATLALNHAKEGARNSYAFYEDSLAGQAAESFLMETRLREALLSDEFEVNYQPRVEPATGKIVGLEALIRWRDADGMPVRPDMFIPLAEESGLITSIGEVVLQKACMHAQNLCKIGHALPVSVNLSPKQFEDSNLIKILDDAIARSGLEPSLLELEITENAILDSLEDSIKTMELIRSRGIKLLLDDFGTGYSSLNYLMSLPIDFLKIDKIFMDRLFDDSKHESIVEFIIVLAKSLGLKIIAEGIEMPEQLDYLKSKNCDEYQGFIFSKPVPYESLLELLE from the coding sequence ATGCTTTCAAGCAACATCTGCTATGCCTCAAATCTCAGGGTAGGCATATACGAGGACAAGCCCTTCGCTTTCATGGGCGATGACGGAAGGCCTCAGGGCTTTGCAATAGACGTGCTCGAGGAAGTGGCGCAGCAACAGAATTTCGACATCGAGTACGTCCACGACAGCTTTCCCCGCAACATGGAAAAACTGAAAAACGGCGAGCTGGACATGCTGGTCGATGTAAGCCAGACAAGCAGCCGGGACGCCTTCATGAACTTCACAAACGAGTTCCTCATGGAAAACTGGGGAATAGTAATATCAAGGCCGCTTGGAAATATAGGCACGATATTCGACCTTGAAGACAAAAAGATAGCCTTGGTAAAGAATGACATATACGGCGAGAATTTCAGAAAGCAGCTTAAGCTCTTCAGCGTTTCCGCCCATATAATCCAAGTGGACACCTATGATGAAATACTTGAGATGCTCTCAGACGGCTCCGCGGATGCGGGAGTCCTCAACAAGCTGGCCATAAGCCACTACAAGTTGAAAAACATAGCCAGCTTCAGAGAGACGCCCGTAATATTTTCTCCCGTGCAGATGAAATTCGGATTTTCAAAAAACATCGGCAGAGACTTCATAGAAAACTTTGACAGCACACTCTACGAAATGAAAAGCAATCCCTACTCTGCCTTCTACAAGTCTGCAAACACATGGTTCATGCCAGAAAAAGGCAAACAGCTGCCTTACTGGTCAAAAGTAGTCATATACTCCCTGCTTGGAGTCGCACTGCTTGCAGGACTGTTTATAGCAATACTCCGAAAAAAAGTATCCAGAACCAGGACAAAGCTCGAAAGCTCCTGCAACGAGGTTATGGAACTCAATATTAAGCTCCAGCATGACTGCGAGGAGATAAAGCAGAAAAAGGAACTTTTAAAAAAGCTTGCATATTACGACAAGCTGACAGGGCTCAGGAACAAGCAAGGATTATACTCGGATATCAGGATGCTCTGCAAGCATAGCGGAGAATTCAGCATAGCTTTTTTCGACATAGACAATCTAAAGGGCATAAACAATGCGCTCGGCTACAAGAGCGGCGATGCCCTGCTTAAGAGCATCTCACAAAGGCTTAGCCTGCTCTCTCACAGGTTCGACAGTCTCTACAAGTGGGGCGGGGACGAATTCGTATTCATAGTGGAAGGAGCGTCCTGCCGCAAGAAGGCCGAGCTGCTAGCTAAAGAGACCCTGTCCATTTTCAAAAATTCATTGTCAGTAGAGGGCACGCCTGTATTCGTTTCGGGCTGCATGGGCATATCATGCTTCCCAAAGGATTCAGGCAACCCGGACGAGCTTATCAAGAAAGCTACTCTGGCCCTCAACCATGCAAAAGAGGGCGCGAGAAACAGCTACGCATTCTATGAAGACAGCCTTGCAGGACAGGCCGCCGAAAGCTTCCTCATGGAGACGCGGCTGCGCGAGGCTCTGCTCTCTGACGAATTTGAGGTGAACTACCAGCCCCGCGTAGAACCTGCCACAGGCAAAATAGTAGGACTTGAAGCACTCATAAGATGGCGTGACGCAGATGGCATGCCCGTGCGTCCGGATATGTTCATTCCACTGGCCGAGGAGTCCGGCCTTATAACAAGCATAGGCGAAGTTGTGCTTCAAAAAGCCTGCATGCATGCCCAGAATCTATGCAAAATAGGCCATGCTCTGCCAGTTTCAGTCAACCTGTCGCCAAAGCAGTTTGAGGATTCAAACCTTATTAAGATTCTCGACGATGCCATTGCACGCTCAGGCCTGGAGCCATCGCTTCTTGAGCTTGAAATAACCGAAAACGCCATTCTAGACAGCCTTGAGGATTCCATAAAGACGATGGAGCTCATACGCAGCCGCGGCATAAAGCTCCTGCTCGACGACTTCGGCACAGGCTATTCCTCGCTCAACTACCTTATGAGCCTGCCAATAGACTTCCTGAAAATCGATAAGATATTCATGGACAGGCTGTTTGACGACTCAAAGCACGAAAGCATTGTTGAATTCATAATCGTGCTCGCCAAAAGCCTGGGACTCAAAATAATAGCGGAAGGAATAGAAATGCCCGAACAGCTGGACTACCTCAAATCTAAAAACTGCGACGAATACCAGGGATTCATCTTCAGCAAGCCTGTGCCATACGAAAGCCTGCTGGAGCTGCTTGAATAA
- a CDS encoding acyl-CoA thioesterase, producing MFTDSIEMSVRYAETDVMGVAHHSVYYVWFEVGRTELIKKCGMSYSQMEKEGIMLPLTESSCSYIRGLVYEEEFTLITRLEELTGAKAVFSYVIIKKESGDIAARGRTVHPFVDSKFRVVNIRKKAPRIWELLSSIAK from the coding sequence ATGTTCACAGACAGCATAGAAATGTCGGTGCGCTACGCCGAGACTGATGTGATGGGGGTGGCCCACCACTCGGTTTACTACGTGTGGTTCGAGGTTGGAAGGACGGAGCTAATAAAAAAATGCGGCATGAGCTATTCCCAGATGGAGAAAGAGGGCATAATGTTGCCGCTGACTGAGAGCAGCTGCAGCTACATAAGAGGTCTCGTTTACGAGGAGGAATTCACGCTGATAACCAGGCTTGAAGAGCTCACAGGAGCCAAGGCCGTGTTCAGCTACGTCATAATAAAGAAAGAAAGCGGAGACATAGCAGCAAGGGGCAGGACTGTGCATCCCTTCGTCGACAGTAAGTTCAGGGTTGTCAACATAAGGAAGAAGGCGCCTCGCATATGGGAGCTGCTCAGCTCAATTGCAAAGTAA